In Candidatus Zixiibacteriota bacterium, one genomic interval encodes:
- a CDS encoding acyl-CoA thioesterase gives MAFEIKSSIKLHDTDAAGVVFFVSHFRIAHTAYEEFLQSIGCGMEQIIGGSDYLVLIAHAEADYLQPFHLGDNISISVRATKLKRVSFELTTDIKNSHGEIGATVRTVHVAIERNTGRKIDLPAPIRAGLESIK, from the coding sequence GTGGCCTTCGAAATTAAGTCCAGCATAAAACTGCATGACACCGATGCCGCCGGCGTTGTCTTCTTTGTAAGCCACTTTCGGATCGCTCACACCGCCTATGAAGAGTTTCTTCAGTCGATCGGCTGCGGTATGGAGCAGATAATAGGAGGCTCCGACTACCTGGTTCTGATTGCCCACGCCGAGGCCGATTACCTGCAACCGTTTCATTTGGGGGACAACATTTCGATTTCGGTTCGGGCCACGAAGCTAAAGCGCGTCTCCTTTGAACTGACAACTGACATCAAGAATTCGCATGGCGAGATCGGGGCCACGGTACGAACGGTGCATGTGGCTATCGAGAGAAACACGGGTAGAAAAATCGACCTGCCGGCGCCGATCCGAGCCGGGTTGGAATCGATCAAGTAA